TCTTTTAATGTACTGTTTAAATCTGTATAACAGAAGGGGGCTTTTGTTGGGTAACTATTAATTATAGTAGTTGCTTTATGATTCTTTAGATTGATGTAATGCTTTGATAGTCTTTTTTAATTCAGCATTTTCTTTTTTTAAATCTATAATTCTTTCTTTTTGTAATTCGATCGTATAATCTAATTGATTAATATCTACTTCTGGTATTTCATTAGATACACCTCTAAATAACCAATTAGCATCCAAATCTTTAAATTCATTCAATATTTTGTATACTTTATCTGTGCCAAAAACTCTTCCATTTTTAATGTTGCTAATTTGACTTCCTGAAAAACCTAATTTCCTGGCAGTGTCATTTATACCTAATCCTTTGTTTTTTAGGTATTTGTAAAATCGTAGTCCTACTTCGTTAAATTCAGGCATTAAAAGGTTATAGTTTTAACATTAATCATGTCATTCAATATAATGTATAACGAGACAAAATATTGTATGTTTGTGCAAAAAAAAGAATATTTGATCATTTTAGCAAAGCAAATATTAC
This portion of the Olleya sp. Bg11-27 genome encodes:
- a CDS encoding helix-turn-helix transcriptional regulator gives rise to the protein MPEFNEVGLRFYKYLKNKGLGINDTARKLGFSGSQISNIKNGRVFGTDKVYKILNEFKDLDANWLFRGVSNEIPEVDINQLDYTIELQKERIIDLKKENAELKKTIKALHQSKES